The following coding sequences are from one Prochlorococcus sp. MIT 1314 window:
- a CDS encoding molecular chaperone DnaJ → MKIQELKIKYKKLLNKAAKANGRKETVSYLNRAAKIKSKLYSTTKVTCLRCNGAGFLRISLDETKTCLSCYGKGFLVREIQQF, encoded by the coding sequence ATGAAAATTCAAGAACTTAAAATCAAATACAAAAAACTTTTAAACAAAGCTGCTAAAGCAAACGGTCGTAAAGAAACTGTTTCCTACTTAAACCGTGCTGCTAAAATCAAGTCAAAACTCTACTCAACTACTAAGGTGACTTGCCTCAGATGTAATGGAGCAGGTTTTCTAAGAATTTCATTAGATGAGACTAAAACGTGTCTATCTTGCTATGGAAAGGGTTTTTTAGTTCGAGAAATTCAGCAGTTTTAA
- a CDS encoding DUF3303 domain-containing protein, giving the protein MQRYLISYEFTDGEDQEEGAEMLINWYESGGPQNRPENYEVHSWIFMVQNGIGHSVVSADSLETIWKQWHPWRRLMDISIQPCMDLDETVGLFKKQKMNTRIV; this is encoded by the coding sequence ATGCAAAGGTATTTGATTTCCTACGAATTTACAGATGGCGAGGATCAAGAAGAAGGAGCAGAAATGCTAATTAATTGGTACGAATCAGGTGGTCCCCAAAACAGACCTGAAAACTATGAGGTTCATTCTTGGATTTTTATGGTTCAAAATGGGATTGGACATTCTGTAGTGAGTGCAGATTCTCTTGAGACAATTTGGAAGCAATGGCATCCCTGGAGAAGGTTAATGGATATAAGTATTCAGCCTTGTATGGATCTTGATGAAACAGTCGGATTATTCAAAAAACAAAAAATGAATACACGGATAGTCTAA
- a CDS encoding DUP family protein produces MINKKDQNDPIDNLEYEKVLEEEIINSCESKFQKDSEEDIKKIKFYRLKRTPLEILNRSFFFFFIGSFLFSLFLAYSESKLWFILYVISALSCVFYTPNRKALKELIAAWPNIEDLIKGKSLWRKGK; encoded by the coding sequence ATGATAAATAAAAAGGATCAAAACGATCCAATTGATAATTTAGAGTATGAAAAAGTTCTAGAAGAAGAAATAATTAATTCGTGCGAAAGTAAATTTCAGAAAGATAGTGAAGAAGATATTAAAAAGATTAAATTCTACAGACTCAAAAGAACTCCATTAGAAATATTAAATAGGTCATTTTTCTTTTTCTTTATTGGAAGTTTTCTTTTCTCTTTGTTTTTAGCTTATTCAGAAAGTAAGTTATGGTTCATACTTTATGTAATAAGTGCATTGTCATGTGTTTTCTATACTCCTAATAGAAAGGCACTTAAAGAATTAATAGCAGCTTGGCCAAATATAGAGGATCTCATTAAAGGTAAGAGTTTGTGGAGAAAAGGCAAGTAA
- a CDS encoding DUF1499 domain-containing protein has protein sequence MVSSIQGLAPITNPLNSVLIEKKLINVDQKFIQLVSLAEGLPRTEVIESGRNYWRGVCRSLIFRFPDDLEILKLDVRSYVDRSKGIIQIRSAARLGQSDLGVNLRRVEYLFNQLEKF, from the coding sequence ATGGTTTCCTCCATTCAAGGTCTTGCTCCAATAACTAATCCATTAAATAGTGTCTTAATAGAAAAGAAACTAATAAATGTTGATCAAAAGTTCATTCAACTTGTCTCTCTAGCAGAAGGATTACCTCGTACAGAAGTCATCGAAAGTGGAAGGAATTATTGGAGAGGCGTTTGTAGAAGCTTAATTTTTAGATTTCCTGATGACCTTGAAATTTTAAAGCTTGATGTAAGAAGTTATGTAGATAGATCAAAAGGAATTATTCAGATAAGATCTGCAGCAAGATTAGGGCAATCTGATTTGGGCGTTAATCTTAGAAGAGTTGAATACCTGTTTAATCAATTAGAGAAGTTTTAA